Within the Salvia hispanica cultivar TCC Black 2014 chromosome 4, UniMelb_Shisp_WGS_1.0, whole genome shotgun sequence genome, the region GTTTTTTAATAGTTTATCAACTTATTAATCGAACGTCCATATTTGATTGTGGCGTCATTCAATCCCATTATCCATCTCATGTCCATGGACGAAATCATTCAACTTTCATACGTATTTTGAAACATGTTCGTGTTATATATGCTACAAGTCGCAGGATGCAGTCCGAGGATCCTGAGAATCAACAAGCcagtgaagatgaagatgaagatggggatgatgatgaagatgaggaTGAAGAAGCAGATGAGGATGACGATGAAGATGAGGATGAAGAAGCCGGAGGGGAAGAGGAAGGGGAGGACCAAGGAGATGACGGGGAGGATCCTGAGGACATTCCCAAGGCTAATGGTGGTGGTGCTGGAAGCGGGGATgaggatgaagaagatgaggaaGTGGAAGACGACGAAGAGGAGGAGCTGACTGCATAACCACCAGCTAAGAGGAAATGAATCTCCTTATCCATTTTGTTacgttttgaattttgtatgACAAGAAGATCTAATTTTGATGGATGCAAATAGGATGTGGAGTTGGTCAGTTTTGACAGATAATCGGAGTGGATCTCCTACTACACATTCTCTACTCCATCCCTAATACACACTcacaacttaataaaataatactacccACCACTTGACCATCacttatatattataacattattttattaagttgtgagaGTGTGTATTAGGGATAGGAAATCCGCACCGACGTATAACTAGACAAGACAACTCTAGTTCTTTTATAGTTTATGTAGTAGAAGATGTATCACCAAATATATTGGGTGATCTTTTCCGAAGATTAGTGGCGCGTTTCTTAATtcgtttattttctttgacatCACCAAAAAACGAAAATTTTGCATGAAAATTGTACGCTTTAAGAGGAGCTATTCAAATCACAATAAAAACAATGGCTACATATAAATGAGTTGTACGTGTACACAAAATTCTCCAAATCAATGGCAAATAAATCAAGAGATGAAGTTAAAAAAGTTTGTTACATTTCATGAATCATGATCGACCAGATATTGCTGTGACAAATATACAAACTATATTGGTGCGATTTGATGCGTGCAAACACTACAAACCCAATAGCTTTGAGAGTCTATCAGAAAGGTTGGCTATCACGAATCCTGCAAACACCTGCAACGCAAAGATGTTCCGAACAGAGGTCATGCAACGGATCTTGACCTATCACCTATCAGAAAGTCTGATACAAGTTTTTGTATACCTGGATTGAGCCAAGAATGTAGATGGCCGAATAAGATCGCCCGTGAATCATCATGTCCGCCACCATGGCCAGTGGAATGGTGAGAGACATGCCCAGGGTGGCCACTAGTGGCGTTGTCCAGACAACACACAATGCCCTAAACATGACCAGAGCAAAATCATGAGACTGTACGAGGTCTgtgtggagaaaaaaaaaagcagtaGTTTATCGTACCAAAAATAGTCTGAAAGAACGCTCCCAACAAGCCCGTTAGCAATCACAATTTCATCCATCTTAGCTGAATGGGGGATGGTGAATTTGGGTTCTATGCCTAAAGCTGTTAACGGCCATACTGCAACGAACACGGATTTAGAGTCGATTACAAAACGAGAAATACATAGAGCACGCTCTAATGACTTACCAAGCCACCAAAGAGCCACAAGTGTAAATAGGCCAATATAGCCGAACAGCTTTTGCACGTCAACCCTCTCTCCTTCCTCGCCAGAAAACTTCTTGAGCAGCACTGCAGCACAATATTAAGTATCAGGGATAACGCAGCCTTATGTTGTACCATCATCGAGTGAGAAAAGCATGTTACCAGTGAATAAACCGTAAGTCATAGCTGATAGAAGCCCAAATACATCCCCGGAAAGAGAGCGCTTGCTACTTCTTTAACAGAAACAAAAAGTTTGAACCATCAGTCCTGAAATATACATTACAATTGCACTGAGGAATAACATGAAACTGAAGACATtcaagattcaagaaaacGGGTGGAGACACTCACGAAGACATATTTAGCTCCGACTCATCAGCAGCCCATGTTTTTCCTAGGGTTGTCATGACGACACCACCAATGCTAACAAAGACAGCAACTACCTTCGCAAAATTTAAGGTATCTTGGCCCAAGAACGCCCCAAAGAAGAGAGTAAACAGCCCTGAGGTGGAGGATAAAACGGTAGTACTTGCAACACTCGTCCGTGCAAGAGCAGCATTTGAGAAATACTGAAAAAGATGAGCGAATTTGACAATTTCCTCAAAACTAACTCGAGTAACGCACATTGAACTAAGGTACCTCAGTGATGAACCAAAGAGGGGCGAGGTAGAATCCATAAGTAGCAATTTCTTTAGCTGTGATTTCTTTCTCGGGTTTGATACTTTTAGAATCATCTACAGAAACCAAGGGCTTCCCCTCATCATGTTCAGAGAGGTCTACCTCACTGTCTTTCCTGTTGATGTGTCCTTGAATTTCGATTTCAAAGATTTTCTGTGCAGAGCCTAGACCGGGGAAAATGTCGTCACCCTTTCTGCTAGCACGTTTCTTGAGGATATTACATAACCAGTCTTTGAGGAATGCTATAGGTATATAAATCACCATTAAAGAAGCTCCAAGGTATGTCACAGCAAATGGCTGCTTATAGTCTGTGAAGATATCCTGTTTTAGAGAAGCACATTCAAGATTAAGGTGACATATTAGGCCTAAACTATCTAAATTGCAAGACTATAACAAtcctttttttcaaattaacaCATTTCGTCCAAACATATCTCAAATCTGTTCCTAGACTGCAATATGAATATCCCAAATTGCTAAAACAGATTTGTATATATCCATGAAAAACAGCTAAATCTAAAAGGATAATTGAAAactggagagagagagaatcaaGACCTGTGTAACCTCAGCAGAAGCAACCCAAATAATGACAACGGTAGCAATTAAAACCAGACCGCCTCTATATCTCCACCCCATCACAAATTCAAGCAAAACCCAGATTCCAAAATTTGATCTTGACCGAGACAAGCAATCAAGATCTGAACTTTCTCAACCCAAAAACTGCAGAATCTTGCAAGAATGCCACCGACCGACAAAAGGAACAACCAACTTCAAGCATAAAAACAATGTAAATAGAAACCTTAATCACTCAGTAACTTGTTAGTTAGGTTGGAACACATCAAAGCAACAGCAATAAGCTGTAGATTGATGAAGAAGGGCACAAACAAAATTCAGTGAAAGAAGTCCAAGAAAGCCGTTTGAGaatggagaaataagggaaaTTTTTTAGGTTATAAACAAAATCTGCAgttaattcttttaaaattgcaTTGACTGCGAAATTATTGGTTATACTAGAAAGGAAAGTTTATGCCTTCACGTGTTAATTACAGCTCGTCAAACCCTTAAACTTCACCCCACTTGCTTTCCACCCAATTctcccatctctctctctctctctctctctctgtgtgtACACATACACACCAAATTTTTATTCTACATAATTATAGCGTGCCTGTCATGTAGTGATCATTGCCAATTGGTATGTTAGTTAGAGAATTGCATTAATTAGTGTTAAAGAATATGTTAAATTCATCATTATTGGGTTTTAAATTGGAGCATAAAGTTTAATTTAGTGCtgaaatttgtgaaaaaagGTTACAAGTCAGCtgagaaattttaatattgttggTTAAGGAGGTTGTAAAGTAGCAATCatatccaataaataattgaatacaATTGAAAAGAACCAAAACTTTGCCTCTTCCTAGAATTTCTTCTCTGTctctcaaaacaaaaaataaaaatcattaaaactGTTATGAGCTATGTTTACATTGAACACCATGGTTTGTTCTTGATCGATCGACGTCCGGTTTCATTCCTTGACGATAGAACGCGAGGTCTATTTGATATGCAGCTTGACCTTTCCTGATTCATTGCCATTACTAAATGAAAATCATCTGTCAATTCTCCATCCAATATAACCCTTGTGAGTGTCATTATGCATCTCCCCGTTTTATCCTAAAAATGTTCAGTTTTCATCAATAGAATCAAGAACATATTCATTTTGATCATTCCAATCACCTTCCCAAATGTGTAATGGTCATAAACATCGACCATCAGCAGCTATGCAATCCATCCTCAActacaaaatcaaatgttgACTCCAAACTGGATTCAATGTGTCATTAAGTACCTGCAAAGTATACAACATTACACCCACTTGATCAAGACAACATTTTTAGTACTAAAACCTCGTCAAGAAAATGGCACCCTTGTCTTGTTTTTGTGCTTGGCACCACAAAAGGGTCGAATCGTGACATCCTTTTCCTGTTTCTTGAACATGACTCCAGCCAGTGCCCCAAAGTATCGACAATCCCCCATGCTCGATTTGCATGGCACCCGGACGAAAAGCGTACCCGGGCGGGTGTGGGATGTGACCCTTTCCAACGTTGATATCTTCCCGTTGAGGGGTTCCCCCCCTTCACTATGCAACCCGTGGTTTGACCCTTGGAGTATCGGCGGTCTACCCCCAACATCGGTTTACGGTAAGTAAACGTCcctttgattaaaaaaatttcccctTGGGCCTTGTACTTCTTTTCCCAAAAATACTTGGTAGCCCAAGatctttcatttaaaattaaaaaataaatttctcttTATTCTCAATTTCCTCTTTCTTCGCCGTGGGGATCATGTCGTCTACATAGATGATTGTGTGATCTTTTCCCCCCTTTTCTTAAAAAACAAAGTATGTTTGGGAGTTACTTGTTTATCCCCATCCTTCTTTTCCCGGTGAACCCCCCAAAACCGGGCCAAGGTTGCTTCCCCCCATAAAGTCTTCTTAAGCTTACTCCTCCTCCTTAAAAATCTTGGAAAAACCGGGAACCCCTCCATTAGTTGGATTGGAAGTTCCCCATGCAAAATGCATTTGACGTAAAAAGGAAAAACGGCCATTCCTTATTTAACGGAAAATAAAACCCCCGATTGTGCTCATCTTGGCTTTTGGAGAGAAATTGGATAATACCCCTAAGTTTAGTGTACCCCTGGCTAAACCTTGCCTTGTATTCAATTGCCCCATCGGTCTTCTCTTGATGGAAAAGCCCACCCACCCCCTTGTTGTACACCCTCTGGTTTCAAGCACACTTCCCTTCTTGCTTTTCATTAGTGCCTTCATTTCCCCCGCATCCCCTTCCCCCAATGTCTTATTTAAAGCTTTTGGGGCGGGGAATCTCTTTTTCCTTAAAGAGTTGTGAATGCCTAGCCTTTTTTAAAAGGGTTGTCTTTGCAAGATTTTAGTATTCTTTTGGCCCCCATTCTCTGGGGACTATATCGCTTGGGTGGGACCCCCGATTGATTGTGAGGAAGGATATACCGACGGTGTCAccataaaattggaaatttcATCTACCGAAATGTGGAAAATTTTGACTCTCAAGATCGGGTCGGTTTACCTCGGATATCCTAGAAGAATTCGGGGCTGGTTGGTGGGGGGTTCTGGGTAGATTGACCCCGGCGGGGGTAGTTTGTTGGTTTGGCTCCACCTCGGGTTTTTGGGGTAGTCCACCCATTTTGGGGTCCCCCTATACTCACATCTCTCTACCTTCCCCGAAGTTGAGTATGATAAAATATTCACCTCGGAAATTCCGTTAAtggtagtaatttttttcccaaaagaTGGATCATAACAGATATCCCTTCGATTAACCCCATCCCTAAGAAAAACACATTTAATGGCAACGAGAAAATTTTGTTCTCGTGTTTGGAATATGAAATAGGCGAAACCCCCAAAAAATCTTAAGGGGGGGGTAGGGGTTGGGGAaatttttttgccttttttgaAAGTACTTGGATGGGTGTTTTCATTCAAGTATTTTTGGGGGAAGGCGGTTAACAAGATATCGGAAAAGCGGGGTTTGGGCAAAGGAATTTGGGGCGTTTTAGTCAAAAAAAAGGGGCCATTATCTCGAAAAAATCCCATTTTTCCCTTTCCCACCCTTTTTTCGGGTGTTACGGGCGTTGTTTGATGAACTAGCccttgttttttaaaatttttccatGCTCCATTGACAAATTCCCTAGTTATGTCTAAGGATAAGATAGTTTTGTGAAAACGTTCgaatcttttaaaaaaaaaatgacaaattttcaaaaatttatttttctcaaaaaatacACCAAGTCATTCTAGTCAAACATCCcaaatggaaaaaatttaaaacccgATCACATGGCCGGGGGGCCCCCCCATCCcatgaaaagtgaaaaatatcgTTAACCGCGTATCctggatttaaaaaatttcatggttttgcaaaaaaaagatTCCAAAAAATGTCTTTAAACGGAAAATTTTAAGCAATTTAAAAAACCCCAGAAGGATGTCCCCTCTTGGTACAACCAAAACTTCCCTTCGGCGGTCCGTAGCAAATCCGCGCCACCTTTGACTATCTTCCACGTAATAGGGCCGGCTCGTCCCCCATTCCCCCTCCACGATATTTAAAACCGAAATTTGGGTGCATCAATGGAACCCAAATTTTGCTCCTTGTCCCATGACAATGgacattaattttgaataattttggCACATAAAGGGGATTGAGTTTCAAATTTGGAGAGATTTCAATAGTTCCCTCCCTTTACGAAAATTAATTCCTGGTGTATTTGGTTTTAGTTGATTACTAAAGGTAGAAAAATCATTCCCCATCAAAGTCATGGTtacccccaaaaaaaaaatccccaaatttacctttttttgCATTGGGCCATCAAACAATATGAACATTTTCCAAGGGTGCAAAGTAATTATGGCTTAAAAAAGGGGGTTTTTGAAATCCCCGGGGGCCCCctttgaatttttcatatcCCGAGTTTTTATTGCACACTATTATTGCATGGGGTACATAatgcaaatttaaatttgaaaagggGATATATACAAATCTGggtaaaatcaaaatatcatttcgGGGACTTAATTAAACTTTGGAAATAGGATTAGGGTTAAGAAACCCCAATCCTTTACCTCCATAATTTTGCCGCCTCCTCTTGAAACTCGGCAAGCCTTTCCCCCCGGGCCCTTATCCCCTTCTCTCCTTGTCCGCGGCGTGGCGGCCTCTTGGTTTCCCCTCTCGACGATCCTCCTCCACCGTCATTTTCCCCGTTTTCCCAAACTTCCTTGGGTTTCTGATTTTCGTTTCCCATCCGAATCAAAACGAGCAAGCACGTTTCTTTGGTACGCTTTTGTTTTTCCCCAATGAGAGCACCCAGCCCCTTTTCTTGTTTGAGCGGGCGTGGGTTTGGCGGGGGTGGACCCCGGAGCGTTGGATGGGGCTCCCCGTTCTTTTTTTGGGGGGCAAAGAGCCCACCCCTTTAAAAGGCGGAATCATTGGGCACCGGTTGGATCTGTGTTTGTTGCCCGGGATAAGGCCCCGCGGCCCCCTTTTACCATACCGTATGTGACCTCCGCGAGGCCAAGAGTCTCCTTGAGAATGTCCCGTTTTTGAGTTATCGGGTGGAGGCCCGGGTTTGGAATTTGAACAAAGCCCGTTTTTTGCCCCGGGGGTCCCTTTGTC harbors:
- the LOC125218574 gene encoding uncharacterized transporter C405.03c-like isoform X2, which produces MGWRYRGGLVLIATVVIIWVASAEVTQDIFTDYKQPFAVTYLGASLMVIYIPIAFLKDWLCNILKKRASRKGDDIFPGLGSAQKIFEIEIQGHINRKDSEVDLSEHDEGKPLVSVDDSKSIKPEKEITAKEIATYGFYLAPLWFITEYFSNAALARTSVASTTVLSSTSGLFTLFFGAFLGQDTLNFAKVVAVFVSIGGVVMTTLGKTWAADESELNMSSSKRSLSGDVFGLLSAMTYGLFTVLLKKFSGEEGERVDVQKLFGYIGLFTLVALWWLVWPLTALGIEPKFTIPHSAKMDEIVIANGLVGSVLSDYFWALCVVWTTPLVATLGMSLTIPLAMVADMMIHGRSYSAIYILGSIQVFAGFVIANLSDRLSKLLGL
- the LOC125218574 gene encoding uncharacterized transporter C405.03c-like isoform X1, whose translation is MGWRYRGGLVLIATVVIIWVASAEVTQDIFTDYKQPFAVTYLGASLMVIYIPIAFLKDWLCNILKKRASRKGDDIFPGLGSAQKIFEIEIQGHINRKDSEVDLSEHDEGKPLVSVDDSKSIKPEKEITAKEIATYGFYLAPLWFITEYFSNAALARTSVASTTVLSSTSGLFTLFFGAFLGQDTLNFAKVVAVFVSIGGVVMTTLGKTWAADESELNMSSSSKRSLSGDVFGLLSAMTYGLFTVLLKKFSGEEGERVDVQKLFGYIGLFTLVALWWLVWPLTALGIEPKFTIPHSAKMDEIVIANGLVGSVLSDYFWALCVVWTTPLVATLGMSLTIPLAMVADMMIHGRSYSAIYILGSIQVFAGFVIANLSDRLSKLLGL